From Primulina huaijiensis isolate GDHJ02 chromosome 15, ASM1229523v2, whole genome shotgun sequence, one genomic window encodes:
- the LOC140959320 gene encoding uncharacterized protein has product MPPRRILRRTDEVRQEGTDEVRQEGNIPRPPPVQDASARVLAGMARFFEQHVGDGARVRPEAVYERFRRMHPDEFHGTTDPFVAEGWIRSLEVIFRYMDMADADRVRCTIYLLKGDASLWWEGAERGVNMATLTWEEFKRVFYDKYFTSDVRSRLKREFMSLRQGDWSVAEFVQKFDRGCHFVPLIANDAAEKLRHFLDGLRPTIRRDVMLGDPTDYTTAVSRAFRAEQSLKDIDWEMQRKRNRAQQANQSNKKPHTGSPKQPEPPKPQGQPPRGNVPKADDKPLCKECNRPHSGKCLWGTYKCFKCGDLGHKAKDCPTFKQPTTGRVYVIQAAEDETEPALH; this is encoded by the coding sequence atgcctcctagaAGGATTTTGCGTAGGACTGATGAGGTTAGACAGGAAGGGACTGACGAGGTTAGACAGGAGGGGAATATTCCACGGCCTCCACCTGTTCAGGATGCTAGTGCCCGTGTACTAGCCGGTATGGCCCGTTTCTTTGAGCAACATGTAGGAGATGGAGCAAGGGTTAGACCAGAGGCAGTTTATGAGAGATTTAGGAGGATGCACCCCGACGAGTTTcatggcactactgatccattcgttgctgagggatggattcgatCTTTAGAGGTGATTTTTCGCTACATGGACATGGCGGACGCTGACCGAGTTCGCTGTACCATTTATCTGTTGAAGGGCgacgcttccttatggtgggagggagcggagCGAGGAGTGAACATGGCGACTTTGACTTGGGAGGAGTTCAAGAGGgtattctatgacaagtacttcacaTCCGATGTTCGTTCTAGGCttaagagggagtttatgagtctccgtcagggagattGGTCGGTTGCCGAatttgtgcagaagtttgataggggatgtcactttgtgcccttaatTGCCAATGATGCGGCGGAGAAATTACGACACTTTCTAGATGGTTTGAGGCCGACTATCCGACGTGATGTGATGCTTGGCGATCCTACTGATTATACTACTGCTGTGTCCAGAGCCTTCAGAGCCGAGCAGTCACTCAAAGATATTGATTGGGAGATGCAGCGAAAGAGGAATCGTGCTCAGCAAGCCAATCAGAGCAATAAAAAGCCTCACACGGGATCACCAAAGCAACCAGAACCACCAAAACCACAAGGGCAACCACCAAGAGGAAATGTTCCAAAGGCTGATGACAAACCACTGTGCAAAGAGTGCAATCGTCCACATTCCGGTAAGTGCTTGTGGGGCACTTACAAGTGCTTCAAATGCGGAGATTTGGGACACAAGGCTAAGGATTGTCCAACGTTCAAGCAACCCACTACTGGAAGAGTCTATGTGATACAAGCTGCAGAGGATGAGACAGAGCCGGCACTACACTGA